TTGAAAAGTGACAGCCACCACACTTCTGTTACAGTTTTTCATTATAAGTCACTAGATCTAGTCCATACTCAAAAGGTTTGAAGACCAGAAGATGGGATCACTGGAGACCATCTTACAAGTCAACTTAACTTAAAAGTAATGCCTTATATATAATAATGCAAAATGACCACAaatagtatgtatttttaaaaggccttTACACTGAAACTCTCATCTTTTGGTTAATGCCTAAAATTCCGGGGAGAGATTCAACCCTACAATTTAAGGGTCTAGTTAGTAAAATATAGACTATAAAGAGAGTTTCCCTTTGGGCCGGAGTAGTGATAACtgtgtttttatattatatttacctAACATTGGGTATACCCCTACTCACTATCGCACCTTTAGATTATATAAGTTATTAGTCTACTAGTTCCTGGGGCATAGATATATTTTACCCCAACCAAGtctcttcttttttatggtgtatttttattgaattatagtcagtttacaatgttgtgtcaatttctggggtacagcacaatacttcagtcatacaggaacatcaacgtattcattttcatattctctttagCCATgtcactacaagacattgaatttccctgtgctatacagtataaacttactgtttattttatatatagtagtatctgcaaatctcgaactcccaatttatcccttccctcctcttccccgccaagtctttaaattttatttatatttaacctCACAAGTACTACATGAGCATATGATCTTTTTAAAGGTATTACAAATGCAAACGTCTCCTTCGGCCACACGCACGGCTACATTAAGACCTTTAGGACTGCTGAACAAAGAAGATGGGCGGAGTGGGGCAGAAGTTGCTACTTTCCAAAGCGTTCATGTGAAACGGGCCCTAGGCCACTGTGGGTTTCGCCGCCCCCACGAAGGCCCCTCCCGGCGCAAACCTGATGCGTCTCCTACCGCGCTGTAGTGAACGCTAAGACCTGCGCCCTCGGGCATCCCCGGGTCCATCCGCCCTGACCTAGGTCAGAGGGGCGGAAGTGAGTTCTGGGATTCTCGCGGGAAACGCGAGCGACGCGCCTCTCTGACGCACTTCCGGGGCGCCGGAACAGAGGGAGGCCGTGCCGCGCGCTTGGAAGATGGTGGTCACCAGGTCCGCGCGGCCTCAGGCCGGGGTCCAAGCCACGTCGGCTGAAAGCTCCCGGCAGAAGGTAGGAGATCGCAAGTTTCCCTCATTTCTCCTCACTGCTTCGCAGAGCGGCGTTCGGGGAGGTGGGCGGCGCAGGGGTGCCGCGGAGCGCGGGGAGGTGCGGCAGAAAGGACCCCTGCTTGCGGCGCGCTGCTGTGTACCGAGCCGCACGCCAAGCCTGTAGCTTCCTCTTCATACCTCACTAGGGTCTTTAATCAGTGCTTAGCGTGGAGTAGAGAGATTAGGTAACTTGCTTTGGGTAGTTTAGCTCCGTAATGTAGATGCACAGAACTTTTCATCTTACTGGTAACACCGTGTTACGGAGGATTAATTTGAGCCACCAAGCGTGAGCCTAATTTAGCTGGATTGGAGAAGGCACCATTCTCACTTGGGAAGGCTGGCGGTGGCTCCGCAGCACCTCCTCTTGACTTTGGGAGGGCTGCGGTGAGGTCACTTGGTGACTCAGTGGCTCTAGTCGTCTGCTGCCTCTGATGCGGCGATGAAGGGAAGAGAGCATTAATTCACTTAAGTATGAAAAGGTAAGGGGAGCGACCGATTCTATCGGGGGGTGTATGTTCCTAAACATATTTTTGCTCAGTTAATAgtcccttcccttttctcctatACGTGTCGGAATGTAGGTCCACCTAGCATATGTAACtggagaaaattttctttttcagttacttTCTTAAGTCAGATCCTAGGCGTAGGTGATGCTAGTGAGGCATTGCCTACAAACGCAAAGTCAGATTCAGTATTtaagttttgatttctttttcaattgTGGGCTGTGATGGTTGTTTTGTATTAATCTTGTATATTGAGTTCCTTAATGCCCTCTTAAAATCTGCTTCTGAGGGGAGTGTCTCACTCACTCTGCCCTTGTCCTAGCCCTACCTAAATTACAATGTATTTTCACTGTCTTACAGAATTCTGCTGCTAAAAGAATTCAAACGCATCCAAAAGGCAAGAAGGAATTTCCATCTGAGGATCCAAGAACTGCTGAATCACAAGTCACTAGGAAACAAAGTCCGGCTCCTAGAACCAAGAGGAGGAAGAGCGGAACTACAGGCTCATTACCAGAAATGAACAAACCTGCTGATGGAGAGATCTCTGAAGCAGAGTCAAACTGTTCTTCTGTGTCTGAGGTCCAGGGTCCCATTTTAAGAGTAACTAGGAGAAGACAGATCTTAGTTGCAGGCACCCCAGTGTCCAGTGTAAGGAAAAGGCTGAAAATAACTCCAGTAAAGGAGTCTCATACTGAAGAAGTCTCTGAAGCAGAATCACATGTTTTGGGTATTTCTAGAATTGTGCCTCCCACAACAGTAACTCCAAGAACTAGAAAAAGTAAGGCCAAATCCCTAACAAAGCCAAGCCAAGAATCACATATGGAGGCTATTTCTGATGCTGAGTCATCGTGCTCAgacatttcttcattttctggaATTGCAACTAGGAGAAGAACAAGGAGTATGCAAAGGAAGTTACAGGCACGGAACGAGGAGAGGGACACTAAGACTGTACTTGGAAATGGAAAGCAAGTCGTAAACACACCCGTGGGTTCAGAGGATTCAGGTACCAGGCGAAGTTCTCGTTTACTAGCAAGATctctttctcagataaagaaGCCAAATTTCTACAACAGTGAAACATATAAGGACTTTGAGGATGATTCCTTCtgtgaaaatttggaaaaaaacctGAGAGTGCAAAAACGCCAGTGTTTTAATATAAGAGAGGAACAGCAGGACAGTGTTTCACCCTTCAGAGAAGTAACAAAGCAGAGTTGTAAGAGTTTAGATGCAGAAGCCAAAGGAATAATAGATGAGGAAAAACAAACTAATGAGGAAGATTCTCAGTTGAAGAGTCTTTCTGAACATAAGGACACTAGCCTTCCACAGTTGGTTTCTCAAAGACATTCAACCCCTGAAAATAACAAAACCACATCAATGCCCTCAAATCTGAACTGTGAGGCTGTGATGAGATCATTAGCTCAAACATTTGCAGTTGTGGAGGTGGACAGAtggaatgaagagaaaaagagCACCATGAAAACAAGTGACTGGACAGAatttggtgatggtggtggtagtgatgaGGAAGAGCACACGGTTGTAGGTGTTAGTGGAGACGTGAACAAAGAAAGGGATGTTGATTTTGTGTGTGATAGCGAACTGTATAAACTTGAGCTGAAAACATCTCAGGATAAAGATGATTCTGTTTTATTAGTTCTCAGCAGTGATGAAAGCCAGCAGTCCGAAAACAGTGAGAATGAAGAGGACACTCTGTGCTTTGTTGAAAACAGTGGTCAGAAGGAGACATTAAATGGGGACGCAGAAGATGCATCACGTGACAAGGAATTGTTTGTAATTGACACAACTCCTGGATTGAGTGctgataaaaatttttatttggatGAAGAAGACAAGGCAAGTGAGGTTGCCactgaggaagaaaaggaagaggaggaagaggaagaagaaagtgaaGAAGAACCATCAGAAAATGA
This genomic interval from Vicugna pacos chromosome 9, VicPac4, whole genome shotgun sequence contains the following:
- the DNTTIP2 gene encoding deoxynucleotidyltransferase terminal-interacting protein 2 — encoded protein: MVVTRSARPQAGVQATSAESSRQKNSAAKRIQTHPKGKKEFPSEDPRTAESQVTRKQSPAPRTKRRKSGTTGSLPEMNKPADGEISEAESNCSSVSEVQGPILRVTRRRQILVAGTPVSSVRKRLKITPVKESHTEEVSEAESHVLGISRIVPPTTVTPRTRKSKAKSLTKPSQESHMEAISDAESSCSDISSFSGIATRRRTRSMQRKLQARNEERDTKTVLGNGKQVVNTPVGSEDSGTRRSSRLLARSLSQIKKPNFYNSETYKDFEDDSFCENLEKNLRVQKRQCFNIREEQQDSVSPFREVTKQSCKSLDAEAKGIIDEEKQTNEEDSQLKSLSEHKDTSLPQLVSQRHSTPENNKTTSMPSNLNCEAVMRSLAQTFAVVEVDRWNEEKKSTMKTSDWTEFGDGGGSDEEEHTVVGVSGDVNKERDVDFVCDSELYKLELKTSQDKDDSVLLVLSSDESQQSENSENEEDTLCFVENSGQKETLNGDAEDASRDKELFVIDTTPGLSADKNFYLDEEDKASEVATEEEKEEEEEEEESEEEPSENDSKDNEFSDEDNLLNSTKSKLLKLTSSSIDPGLSIKQLGGLYINLNADKLQLNKRTLTQIKEKKKNELLQKAIITPDFEKNYCVPPYSESKHQLQKKRRQERQKTAGDGWFGMKAPELTDELKNDLKALKMRASMDPKRFYKKNDRDGFPKYFQVGTIVDNPADFYHSRIPKKQRKRTIVEELLADSEFRRYNRRKYSEIMAEKAANAAGKKFRKKKKFRN